The Candidatus Poribacteria bacterium genome has a window encoding:
- a CDS encoding carbohydrate binding domain-containing protein codes for MTKSIIISMFLLTLLIGLNAFAGTPIEWGKWKEGELLLENHSFEEDLAAWGLEDGACCNRGGLYTMEIDKKNPQHGKQSLKVIGHKATGTAWHAKVRQKDASMKSGETYTVIFWARSEKPREVQLSLQMQHDPWTFYQGGAINLVGPEWTEYHITFNSTADVERDMWVGLAIAQSDVDFWIDNFRYFEGEPADDLNRDTPFLVDAKEKLATQWSAIKADRF; via the coding sequence GTGACGAAATCTATTATTATAAGTATGTTCCTGCTCACACTGTTAATAGGCTTGAATGCTTTCGCGGGAACTCCAATAGAGTGGGGAAAGTGGAAGGAAGGGGAACTCCTCCTTGAAAACCACAGTTTTGAAGAGGATTTAGCCGCTTGGGGTTTAGAGGACGGTGCATGCTGCAACCGAGGCGGACTCTATACGATGGAAATCGATAAGAAAAATCCACAACACGGAAAACAGTCGCTCAAAGTTATCGGGCATAAAGCAACAGGTACTGCATGGCATGCGAAGGTTCGGCAAAAGGATGCCTCAATGAAATCTGGGGAGACGTACACTGTGATTTTTTGGGCGCGTTCCGAAAAGCCGCGTGAGGTGCAACTCAGCCTCCAGATGCAACACGATCCTTGGACTTTCTACCAAGGAGGTGCTATCAATTTAGTAGGTCCGGAATGGACGGAGTACCATATCACTTTCAATTCCACTGCAGATGTTGAAAGAGATATGTGGGTAGGGTTGGCAATCGCCCAATCCGATGTCGATTTTTGGATCGATAATTTCAGATACTTTGAAGGTGAGCCAGCAGACGATCTGAACCGTGACACCCCTTTCCTCGTTGATGCCAAAGAGAAGTTGGCGACCCAATGGAGCGCGATTAAGGCGGATCGGTTCTAA
- a CDS encoding D-cysteine desulfhydrase family protein gives MMSEGLIQKVAQMPQVDLGYFPTPLEECPRLSEVLGGPRIFMKREDCSGLAFGGNKVRQLTFTLGDAVAQGADTIIQGAASQSNHCRQAAAASGKLGLNCYLRLARDHKSIIQGNLLLDNIAGADIEIVDVPFGPELDVVKYELAEKLKTQGLKPYVLAAPRSTALAAVAFTWCIAEIAQQQQQLGIEADWIYTASVGGTQAGLVLGTKTLGLKMKPFGIAPIVWEGKFDRLRSAANNAAELLELDTQVTDADIQNTDDYIGQAYGYLTPECIDALKLVARTEGIFLDPVYTAKAMACLIDHIQQGKFGRDETVIFLHTGGTPALFAYHEELVADL, from the coding sequence ATGATGAGTGAAGGCTTAATTCAGAAGGTCGCACAAATGCCGCAGGTAGACCTGGGTTATTTCCCAACGCCGCTTGAGGAGTGCCCACGACTTTCCGAAGTACTCGGCGGACCGCGCATCTTTATGAAGCGCGAGGATTGCTCAGGTTTAGCATTTGGTGGAAACAAGGTACGGCAGCTTACTTTTACGCTCGGCGACGCTGTCGCACAAGGTGCCGATACAATTATACAGGGCGCGGCTTCGCAATCTAATCACTGTCGACAAGCTGCTGCCGCCTCCGGTAAACTTGGACTTAACTGCTATTTGCGCCTCGCCCGGGACCACAAAAGTATTATCCAGGGCAATCTGCTTTTAGATAATATTGCAGGCGCGGATATTGAGATTGTTGATGTCCCGTTCGGACCTGAGTTAGATGTGGTGAAGTACGAACTCGCGGAAAAACTAAAGACGCAAGGGCTGAAACCGTATGTCCTCGCAGCACCGCGTTCGACTGCACTTGCCGCCGTTGCTTTTACGTGGTGTATCGCTGAAATTGCACAACAGCAACAGCAGTTGGGTATTGAGGCGGATTGGATTTATACGGCTTCCGTCGGCGGCACACAGGCAGGACTTGTCCTCGGCACCAAAACACTTGGGTTGAAGATGAAACCATTTGGCATTGCTCCAATCGTTTGGGAAGGTAAATTTGATCGGCTACGCAGTGCTGCGAACAATGCCGCCGAACTTTTGGAATTAGATACCCAAGTCACCGACGCGGATATTCAGAACACAGATGACTATATCGGACAGGCTTACGGCTACCTCACACCGGAATGTATTGATGCTCTCAAACTCGTTGCCAGAACGGAAGGCATCTTCCTTGACCCCGTCTATACCGCCAAGGCGATGGCGTGCCTCATCGACCATATCCAACAGGGCAAATTCGGACGCGACGAAACTGTTATCTTTCTCCACACAGGCGGCACCCCCGCACTCTTTGCCTACCACGAAGAATTAGTCGCCGATTTATAG